From a single bacterium genomic region:
- a CDS encoding hydrogenase maturation protease, which translates to MTGTRQKPILVLALGNDILGDDGIAFYAARALQEEFSAVADFTETAEAGLALMEMLEGYEYALLMDSVMTGQCDPGTIVEFQTEQFKKVVAPSPHYAGLPEVLELSARLGLDMPTGMRILAMEVADPFTLREELTPDVARALPNLVDAARAILEEWRASVPCTNTH; encoded by the coding sequence ATGACTGGGACTCGACAGAAGCCGATCCTCGTCCTCGCCCTGGGTAACGACATCCTGGGCGATGACGGGATTGCGTTTTATGCCGCCCGCGCGCTGCAGGAGGAATTCTCCGCAGTCGCCGATTTCACCGAAACCGCCGAGGCCGGCCTGGCATTGATGGAAATGCTGGAGGGCTACGAGTACGCCCTCCTCATGGATTCCGTCATGACCGGGCAATGCGATCCGGGCACCATCGTGGAATTTCAGACGGAGCAATTCAAGAAGGTCGTCGCCCCGTCGCCTCACTACGCCGGCTTGCCGGAAGTCCTTGAACTCTCGGCGCGCCTCGGCCTCGACATGCCGACCGGGATGCGCATCCTTGCCATGGAAGTCGCCGACCCATTTACGCTTCGCGAGGAGCTGACGCCAGACGTCGCACGCGCCCTTCCAAACCTCGTCGATGCCGCCCGCGCGATTCTCGAAGAATGGAGAGCTTCGGTTCCATGCACGAATACACATTGA
- a CDS encoding hydrogenase maturation nickel metallochaperone HypA gives MHEYTLMENVIETVEQDLAAQGHDTSAGISAISFRIGMLEMHSVESFRQAFDWITKGTILEGAALDFEVIPSRIACEKCGYKADLSMGDADCHDPSPVIACPECGAVTPVQGGRGVTDIQLTLRETADK, from the coding sequence ATGCACGAATACACATTGATGGAGAACGTGATCGAAACGGTCGAGCAGGATCTGGCCGCGCAAGGCCACGACACATCCGCCGGCATTTCGGCAATCAGCTTCCGCATCGGCATGCTTGAGATGCACTCCGTCGAATCGTTCCGCCAGGCATTCGATTGGATCACGAAGGGCACGATCCTCGAAGGTGCGGCGCTCGATTTCGAAGTCATCCCATCCCGCATTGCGTGCGAGAAGTGCGGGTACAAAGCGGACCTGTCTATGGGCGATGCCGATTGCCACGATCCTTCGCCTGTCATTGCCTGCCCGGAATGTGGAGCCGTTACGCCCGTCCAGGGCGGACGCGGCGTGACAGACATTCAACTGACCCTGCGAGAGACGGCCGATAAATGA